A genomic region of Fodinisporobacter ferrooxydans contains the following coding sequences:
- a CDS encoding DEAD/DEAH box helicase, which yields MSQLQMQTVQLEVNAVWQPSGRFFLYAKNRHSNYIPADQLAPLLFTWDPYSYYGTMHESAAHNGIPCIILSPRHALEYFSNPTARNHHVSVMEHENLRALRSAAKIIKHALQQGNFAPDFEIWKTADTLQWKLLFPDKEVHQNPSFMETRELQPGDNDQSVWSHLNIALFYVNDWLQAIFRELLEQNNPVHDAWQQVLETYPALAAHTDKHLWLDEEDWLIAIGWQQNTTPFHTVLQLDEPVDDEETWLLHIMLQDNENPDTLIPYSQKRPLSDQPLPDSFLPFEGRIRKDMEIWMQLVPWLKDPNEDGRLLAAMTTEQAYNFLTNASERLIGHGYTILLPGWWKELKKQKPKVKMNIRSSAGAKGQSIFGLQQIMDFDWKLALGNIELSEKEFGKWLDEKHRLIKFQGQWIPLDAQLQKQVRNFMKQLSKKNGLTFRDVLEMHLIQGTADLTDASPIDDSQEPPIDDHNPEAAGLFPELSVELELNQHILALFEQLKHIRGIPQLPAALSFQGTLRKYQTEGVSWLLFLRSLGLGACLADDMGLGKTIQWINYLLHVKDKQKQSTPTLLVCPTSVLGNWQKEIDRFAPSLTIYLHHGTNRKKGEDFLQTAQTVDVVLTSYTLTHLDEEEFRTVHWNAICLDEAQNIKNVYTKQSAAIRRLEADHRVAMTGTPMENRLTELWSIMDFVNPGYLGSLSSFQKQFVQPIEKSNDPTRIEQVKRLIQPFLLRRVKTSPDIELDLPEKQESKLYVSLTVEQAAMYESIIQDMFERLDVVSAMERRGLILSTLTKIKQLCNHPALVLKESGQITRKNRSNKMERLLDMVQELRQEGDSCLIFTQFVEMGHLLVQFLEQELQEQILFLHGGVSKTKRDRMIAQFQDQMLPLEERRHIFLLSLKAGGVGLNLTAASHVFHFDRWWNPAVENQATDRAFRIGQTQHVQVHKFVTLGTLEERIDELIDKKQGMNDQIVGGGENWITELSTDDLRNLFVLRKDWIQSDEG from the coding sequence ATGAGCCAATTACAGATGCAAACCGTACAGTTGGAAGTGAATGCCGTCTGGCAGCCCTCCGGCCGCTTTTTTCTCTATGCCAAAAACCGCCATTCCAACTACATACCTGCGGATCAATTGGCGCCACTCTTGTTTACTTGGGATCCTTATTCCTATTACGGAACCATGCATGAGTCCGCAGCACACAATGGAATTCCGTGTATCATCTTGTCGCCGCGGCATGCGTTGGAGTATTTTTCAAATCCGACGGCTCGCAATCATCACGTGTCAGTCATGGAACATGAAAACTTGCGCGCATTGCGTTCGGCTGCAAAAATTATCAAACATGCCCTGCAACAAGGGAATTTCGCACCGGATTTCGAAATTTGGAAAACAGCGGATACCCTTCAATGGAAACTGCTTTTCCCGGACAAAGAAGTTCATCAGAATCCATCTTTCATGGAAACTCGGGAACTCCAACCGGGAGACAATGACCAAAGCGTATGGAGTCATTTAAATATTGCCTTGTTTTATGTAAACGATTGGCTGCAAGCGATCTTCCGGGAACTGCTCGAACAGAACAATCCCGTACACGATGCATGGCAGCAAGTGCTCGAAACATACCCGGCACTTGCCGCACATACAGACAAGCATCTTTGGTTGGATGAAGAAGATTGGCTGATTGCAATCGGTTGGCAACAAAATACGACACCCTTTCATACTGTTTTACAATTGGATGAGCCGGTTGACGACGAAGAAACATGGCTATTGCATATCATGCTGCAAGACAATGAAAACCCGGATACGCTGATTCCATATTCACAAAAGCGTCCGCTCTCAGACCAGCCGCTTCCCGATTCCTTTTTGCCATTTGAAGGCCGTATTCGCAAGGACATGGAAATCTGGATGCAGCTCGTGCCCTGGCTGAAAGATCCCAATGAAGACGGCCGACTCCTTGCAGCCATGACAACAGAGCAAGCGTACAACTTTTTAACAAATGCCAGCGAACGCTTGATTGGACATGGATATACCATTTTACTGCCTGGCTGGTGGAAAGAATTAAAAAAACAAAAACCAAAAGTAAAAATGAATATCCGTTCCTCTGCCGGAGCAAAGGGGCAATCGATATTCGGATTGCAGCAAATCATGGATTTTGATTGGAAATTGGCGCTTGGAAACATCGAACTCAGTGAGAAAGAGTTCGGCAAATGGCTGGACGAGAAACATCGATTGATTAAATTTCAAGGACAATGGATTCCTCTTGATGCCCAATTGCAAAAACAAGTCCGGAATTTTATGAAACAACTTTCCAAAAAAAATGGACTCACATTTCGCGATGTTTTGGAAATGCACTTGATTCAGGGTACTGCCGATCTGACGGACGCTTCGCCCATTGACGACAGCCAGGAACCGCCAATCGATGATCATAATCCGGAGGCAGCCGGGCTATTTCCGGAACTGTCAGTGGAACTTGAGTTAAATCAACACATTCTTGCGCTCTTTGAACAACTGAAGCACATCCGGGGCATCCCGCAATTGCCTGCAGCTCTTTCCTTTCAGGGAACATTGCGCAAATATCAGACAGAAGGCGTATCCTGGCTGTTGTTCCTGCGTTCGTTAGGATTGGGCGCATGTCTGGCTGATGATATGGGATTGGGAAAAACCATTCAATGGATCAATTATCTCTTGCATGTGAAAGACAAACAAAAACAATCGACTCCCACACTGCTTGTCTGCCCGACTTCCGTACTTGGCAACTGGCAAAAAGAGATTGACCGATTCGCCCCATCCCTTACGATTTACTTGCATCATGGCACCAATCGCAAGAAAGGGGAGGATTTCCTGCAAACTGCACAAACGGTCGATGTCGTCCTGACATCCTATACGTTGACACATTTGGATGAGGAAGAATTTCGTACTGTTCATTGGAACGCCATTTGCCTGGACGAAGCACAGAACATCAAAAATGTGTACACAAAACAGTCGGCAGCGATCCGCCGGCTGGAAGCAGACCATCGTGTCGCCATGACAGGTACGCCGATGGAAAACCGTCTGACAGAATTGTGGTCAATTATGGATTTTGTCAATCCTGGATATTTGGGGAGCCTTTCCTCCTTCCAAAAACAGTTTGTTCAACCGATTGAAAAGTCGAATGATCCCACGCGGATTGAACAGGTGAAACGCTTGATTCAACCATTCCTGCTGCGGCGTGTCAAAACTTCGCCGGACATTGAATTGGATCTGCCGGAAAAGCAGGAATCCAAATTGTACGTTTCCCTTACCGTCGAACAAGCGGCCATGTATGAATCGATCATCCAGGATATGTTTGAGCGCTTGGATGTCGTATCTGCAATGGAGCGCCGGGGATTGATTTTATCCACCTTGACGAAAATAAAACAACTATGCAACCATCCGGCATTGGTATTAAAAGAGAGTGGCCAAATCACACGGAAAAACCGCTCCAATAAAATGGAACGATTGTTGGACATGGTGCAGGAGTTGCGGCAAGAAGGCGACAGCTGCCTGATTTTTACCCAGTTTGTCGAAATGGGGCATCTTCTGGTGCAATTTTTGGAACAGGAATTGCAAGAACAAATCCTATTTCTTCACGGCGGCGTATCGAAAACAAAGCGGGATCGGATGATTGCGCAATTCCAGGATCAGATGCTTCCTTTAGAAGAGAGACGACATATCTTTCTCCTCTCCCTCAAAGCCGGCGGTGTCGGGTTGAATCTGACTGCAGCAAGTCATGTGTTTCACTTCGACCGCTGGTGGAATCCGGCCGTGGAAAATCAGGCAACAGACCGGGCGTTCCGCATCGGACAAACACAGCATGTACAAGTACACAAGTTTGTTACGCTCGGAACGCTGGAAGAACGAATCGACGAGTTGATTGATAAAAAACAAGGAATGAATGACCAAATTGTCGGCGGCGGGGAAAACTGGATTACCGAGCTCTCTACAGACGACCTGCGAAACCTCTTCGTCCTCCGAAAAGACTGGATTCAATCAGATGAAGGGTAA
- a CDS encoding SWIM zinc finger family protein, whose protein sequence is MLDTNRIPAEIVEHLSYAAEEYFEPVILLRGLEYYRDGHVRNVRVTSNFLIHAKVFGTEHYDVTLDTDFFAMSTCTCPYDGFCKHMAATFFAVYKTYHSPDEWMHNYSEQYEIEQHRKTVQIQKEQAKQQNQRLALETNLARSSKSAAKKSVPEPLETDTVKEWRNYFQRSFHIAFEQQKTLASITHALKQFEKKLVEVAKRWDRKNRFIYELHLHIFFIELLRNLWENVKSSYYGWYLQEEWDDQIIRHTNQLIQMFENQASKILPAGSNVAHIRETAEYFHELLENSSEVNEYSDWVLIYHSCWLHWLHKDPALTQFETAYLQLQLQKPDNEDLQNELFSYALALFDILDGNDSQAIERLSELAEITLLEPCLFFLVYHEQLEQWDKLYQWLLFTIDISDLYDGQMYVVLSYIWKKAVKHGYTDEPWVHILHAGLPISMQFLENYLIETGRLKEWVDVHLFYETSPLNISKDSVKIIESEDVRLLLPFYHQNVERLVQEKNRASYKMAVRYLKTLHRYYKKLKQMDRWQMFYQSFKSKYSRLRALQEELTKGKLNE, encoded by the coding sequence GTGCTAGATACGAATCGAATACCAGCAGAAATCGTTGAACATTTGAGCTATGCAGCAGAAGAATATTTTGAACCTGTAATTTTATTGCGCGGACTGGAGTACTATCGGGATGGCCATGTCCGTAATGTCCGGGTAACTTCCAACTTTCTCATTCATGCAAAGGTTTTTGGAACAGAACATTATGATGTGACACTGGATACCGATTTTTTTGCCATGAGTACATGTACATGTCCTTACGACGGCTTTTGCAAACATATGGCAGCCACGTTTTTTGCAGTTTATAAAACCTATCATTCCCCAGATGAGTGGATGCACAACTACAGTGAACAATATGAAATCGAGCAGCATAGAAAAACCGTACAAATACAAAAAGAACAAGCAAAGCAGCAAAACCAAAGACTCGCCCTTGAAACAAATCTGGCAAGATCTTCTAAGTCTGCCGCGAAAAAAAGCGTTCCAGAACCGCTGGAGACAGATACCGTCAAGGAGTGGCGCAACTATTTTCAACGGTCGTTTCACATAGCTTTTGAACAGCAAAAAACACTTGCTTCTATCACGCATGCATTAAAACAATTTGAAAAAAAATTAGTTGAAGTTGCAAAGAGATGGGATCGCAAAAATCGCTTCATCTATGAACTGCATCTTCATATATTTTTCATTGAACTCCTTCGGAATCTTTGGGAAAATGTCAAAAGCAGTTATTATGGATGGTATCTTCAGGAAGAATGGGACGATCAGATCATCCGGCACACCAATCAATTGATTCAAATGTTTGAAAACCAGGCAAGCAAAATACTGCCTGCAGGCAGCAACGTTGCACACATTCGGGAAACTGCCGAATACTTCCATGAGCTTCTGGAGAATTCCAGCGAAGTAAACGAGTATTCTGACTGGGTGTTGATCTATCATTCCTGCTGGCTCCATTGGCTGCATAAAGATCCGGCATTAACCCAATTCGAAACTGCCTATTTGCAGCTGCAATTGCAAAAACCTGACAACGAAGATCTGCAAAACGAGTTGTTTTCATATGCCTTGGCATTATTTGATATATTGGATGGCAATGATTCGCAAGCGATTGAACGGCTTTCTGAACTTGCCGAGATAACCCTGCTGGAACCTTGTTTATTTTTTCTTGTCTACCATGAGCAATTGGAGCAGTGGGACAAATTGTACCAATGGCTGCTCTTTACGATAGATATATCGGATCTTTATGATGGTCAGATGTACGTTGTATTGTCGTATATCTGGAAAAAAGCCGTGAAACATGGGTATACAGATGAACCATGGGTTCATATTTTGCATGCCGGTTTGCCGATTTCCATGCAGTTCCTTGAAAACTATCTAATAGAAACCGGACGATTGAAAGAATGGGTGGACGTTCACTTGTTTTATGAAACATCACCTCTTAACATTTCCAAAGACTCCGTTAAAATCATTGAAAGCGAAGATGTCCGCCTCTTGCTCCCATTCTACCATCAAAATGTTGAGCGGCTGGTGCAAGAGAAAAACAGGGCTTCCTATAAAATGGCTGTCCGTTATTTAAAAACTTTACATCGCTACTATAAAAAATTAAAGCAAATGGATCGCTGGCAAATGTTTTATCAATCGTTTAAAAGCAAATACAGCCGACTGCGAGCGTTACAGGAAGAATTGACAAAGGGGAAGCTGAACGAATGA
- a CDS encoding DeoR/GlpR family DNA-binding transcription regulator — protein MKIVEFGDIVTSNKERGRAIILSIDRQQKIYDEIRIKGSIRISHLIQDLNTSESTIRRDLEELEKQGLIKRVHGGAILPQHVSIEPSILDKSVMFSEEKDKIGKFAATLVEEHTSIIVDSGTTTACFARHLQIPNLTILTNGINIADILSSKQYNILLTGGLLKTNTQAMVGELAIETLSRFHVDICFLAINAISEDIGLSTPDYQEAWVKKAMIEAAEKVILLIDSSKFGKVNLTRVADLGNIDMVVTDEGISKEYIQWLESHDVKVYVV, from the coding sequence TTGAAAATTGTCGAATTTGGTGATATAGTAACTTCTAATAAAGAAAGGGGGAGAGCAATTATTCTAAGTATTGACAGACAACAGAAAATATATGACGAAATTCGCATAAAAGGTTCGATCCGAATTTCTCATTTGATCCAAGACCTAAATACTTCGGAATCGACGATTCGCCGTGATCTGGAGGAATTGGAAAAACAAGGATTAATCAAGCGGGTACATGGTGGAGCCATTTTACCACAGCATGTATCGATCGAACCATCCATTCTTGATAAATCTGTCATGTTTTCGGAAGAGAAAGACAAGATCGGGAAATTTGCCGCAACATTAGTAGAAGAACATACTTCTATTATTGTAGATTCTGGTACGACAACTGCATGTTTCGCGCGCCATCTGCAAATACCTAATCTGACGATCCTGACAAATGGGATTAACATTGCGGATATTTTGAGCAGCAAGCAGTATAACATTTTGTTGACAGGTGGCCTATTGAAAACGAATACCCAAGCAATGGTCGGGGAATTGGCAATTGAAACACTGAGCCGTTTTCATGTGGACATTTGCTTTTTAGCCATCAACGCCATTTCCGAGGATATAGGGCTGTCAACGCCTGATTATCAAGAAGCATGGGTGAAAAAAGCGATGATTGAAGCAGCAGAAAAAGTCATCTTGCTTATCGATAGTTCAAAATTTGGAAAAGTGAATTTAACCCGTGTTGCTGATCTGGGGAATATCGACATGGTGGTTACGGATGAGGGGATATCCAAAGAGTATATACAGTGGTTAGAATCCCATGATGTAAAAGTTTACGTTGTTTAG
- the pfkB gene encoding 1-phosphofructokinase, whose protein sequence is MTVTVNPAIDLTVYTDSLQIGEINAVESMRKDSGGKGINVSKVLKNLDVLTVATGFLAGEAGCWIRDELKNKSISHDFLETSGETRTNVKIIASDVETQLNGSGPELTETDINRLIEKLNDLLQDGDGLILAGSLPKQTDPGMYRQIIQSLKNQVFVAVDTSGAALAETIEARPHFLKPNEEELNQLFDTALETETEIIDAAYKLREKGVEIVLISRGEKGSIMVSAAGTCKAIPPVITPVSTIGAGDSTVAGFVSKYLQTKDLIRSLRFANACGVATTLKPGSQVCSRIEVENMLDQIQLDCER, encoded by the coding sequence GTGACTGTTACTGTGAATCCGGCAATTGATTTAACAGTTTATACAGATTCCTTGCAAATCGGGGAAATAAACGCTGTTGAATCGATGAGAAAAGACAGCGGGGGAAAAGGGATTAACGTTTCCAAAGTGTTAAAAAATCTCGACGTATTGACAGTAGCTACAGGTTTTTTGGCCGGGGAAGCGGGTTGCTGGATCCGGGACGAACTGAAAAATAAGTCGATATCCCATGACTTTTTGGAAACCAGCGGGGAGACGCGAACAAATGTAAAAATTATCGCATCGGATGTGGAGACACAATTAAACGGATCTGGTCCCGAATTGACAGAAACGGATATCAATCGCCTGATCGAAAAACTGAATGATCTTTTACAAGACGGCGACGGATTGATTTTGGCCGGAAGTCTGCCAAAACAAACGGATCCCGGTATGTATCGGCAGATTATACAATCGTTGAAAAATCAAGTGTTTGTTGCCGTTGATACATCTGGAGCGGCACTTGCGGAAACGATTGAGGCAAGACCGCATTTTTTGAAACCGAATGAGGAAGAGTTGAACCAATTATTCGATACTGCGCTGGAGACAGAGACAGAGATCATCGATGCCGCATACAAGCTAAGGGAAAAAGGTGTGGAAATTGTATTGATATCCCGCGGTGAAAAAGGCTCCATTATGGTTTCCGCAGCTGGTACATGCAAAGCGATTCCGCCGGTTATCACACCTGTCAGCACGATTGGAGCAGGGGATTCGACGGTTGCCGGATTTGTCTCGAAGTATTTGCAAACAAAGGATCTGATTCGTTCTCTCCGCTTCGCAAATGCATGTGGTGTAGCGACAACATTAAAACCAGGCTCCCAAGTTTGTAGTCGTATCGAAGTTGAAAATATGCTGGATCAAATTCAATTGGACTGTGAAAGGTGA
- a CDS encoding PTS fructose transporter subunit IIABC: MKITELLQKSRIVLNVAAKDKQGVLEELSQLLIKDGIVTNQNEFMQALLKREEEGTTGIGEGIAIPHGRSRAVARPALALGLTHSGLDYESLDGQPVHIVFMIAVPENADQEHLHVLAALSRLLMDEEVRKGLLAAQSADEILALIDSHSEPEEEQGVAANGQTKEQAQAESARTKKIVAITACPTGIAHTYMAAESLEKAAKQLGYQVKVETQGSVGAENVLSGTEIQEADAVIIAADKKVELDRFHGKRVIEVSVSSAIKDPGDLIAKSLQAPVFAGGGDYADQVARAKEEKKAAMPAFYKHLMNGVSHMIPLVTAGGLLIAICFAFGITAFKDPHSPYYTIAKAFMDIGGGSAFALMIPILSGFIAMSIADRPGLTPGLVGGMLASSIGAGFLGGIISGFLAGYVAKWIRDGIRLPKNFQGLMPVLIIPFFSTAIVGLIMVFVLGTPIKDLMQLLTTGLKNMGASGSIGLGLLLGAMMAFDMGGPINKVAYTFATGMLASQTDVGYSIMAAVMAAGMVPPLGMALSTFIARNRYSAEEREAGKAAAVLGIAFITEGAIPFAARDPFRVIPSIVIGSAVTGALSMLFHCTLRAPHGGIFVLAVPQAVGNVGLYALSILIGAIVSGVLVSILKKPISA; this comes from the coding sequence ATGAAAATAACGGAATTGCTTCAGAAAAGCAGGATCGTATTGAACGTTGCTGCAAAAGACAAACAAGGCGTATTGGAAGAATTGTCCCAATTGTTGATAAAAGACGGAATTGTTACAAATCAAAATGAATTTATGCAAGCGCTGTTAAAACGGGAAGAAGAAGGTACTACGGGAATCGGTGAAGGCATTGCGATTCCACACGGAAGATCCCGTGCGGTGGCTCGCCCGGCACTGGCATTAGGATTGACACACAGCGGTTTAGACTATGAATCTCTCGATGGACAACCGGTTCATATTGTATTCATGATAGCGGTTCCAGAAAATGCCGATCAGGAGCATCTTCATGTATTGGCGGCACTTTCTCGCCTTTTAATGGATGAGGAAGTGAGAAAGGGATTGCTTGCCGCACAATCGGCTGATGAAATTTTAGCGCTCATCGACAGCCATTCGGAACCGGAAGAAGAGCAAGGGGTCGCGGCAAACGGGCAAACGAAGGAGCAGGCGCAGGCAGAATCCGCGCGGACGAAAAAAATTGTCGCCATTACGGCATGTCCGACAGGCATCGCCCATACGTATATGGCGGCAGAATCTTTGGAAAAAGCTGCAAAACAATTGGGATATCAAGTAAAAGTGGAGACGCAAGGTTCTGTCGGAGCGGAGAACGTGTTGAGCGGAACAGAGATCCAGGAAGCCGATGCAGTGATTATCGCTGCCGATAAAAAGGTTGAATTGGATCGTTTTCACGGCAAACGTGTGATCGAAGTATCTGTGTCTTCTGCCATCAAAGATCCCGGCGATTTAATCGCGAAATCCTTGCAAGCGCCTGTATTTGCAGGAGGCGGCGATTATGCGGATCAGGTGGCGCGGGCGAAAGAAGAGAAAAAAGCGGCGATGCCGGCCTTTTATAAACATTTGATGAATGGGGTTTCCCACATGATTCCCCTTGTCACGGCGGGCGGATTGTTAATTGCGATTTGTTTTGCCTTCGGGATTACGGCATTCAAAGATCCGCATTCTCCCTATTACACAATTGCCAAGGCATTTATGGATATCGGGGGCGGTTCCGCATTTGCATTGATGATTCCGATTCTTTCCGGATTTATTGCCATGTCGATTGCGGACAGACCCGGCTTGACACCAGGACTTGTCGGCGGCATGTTGGCTTCTTCGATTGGCGCCGGCTTCTTGGGCGGGATCATTTCAGGATTTTTGGCAGGTTATGTTGCAAAATGGATTCGGGACGGCATACGATTGCCGAAAAATTTCCAGGGTTTGATGCCGGTATTGATCATTCCATTTTTCTCAACGGCGATTGTCGGACTCATCATGGTTTTTGTATTGGGAACACCGATTAAAGATCTCATGCAACTGTTGACAACAGGTCTTAAAAACATGGGTGCATCCGGTTCTATCGGTCTTGGTTTATTGCTTGGAGCGATGATGGCATTCGATATGGGCGGACCGATCAATAAAGTGGCGTATACGTTTGCGACAGGCATGTTGGCAAGCCAGACAGATGTTGGGTACAGTATTATGGCAGCTGTTATGGCAGCCGGGATGGTACCGCCGCTTGGCATGGCGCTTTCTACGTTTATCGCCCGGAATCGTTACAGTGCAGAAGAACGAGAGGCCGGAAAAGCGGCAGCCGTTCTTGGGATTGCATTCATTACAGAAGGCGCGATTCCATTTGCCGCTCGCGACCCGTTCCGTGTCATTCCCTCGATTGTCATTGGTTCTGCCGTTACAGGCGCGTTATCGATGCTGTTCCATTGCACACTGCGTGCTCCTCACGGCGGCATCTTCGTACTCGCAGTCCCGCAAGCGGTTGGAAATGTGGGATTGTATGCATTGTCAATTCTCATTGGCGCGATTGTATCGGGAGTTCTTGTTTCGATTCTGAAAAAACCGATTTCTGCTTAA
- a CDS encoding HPr family phosphocarrier protein has product MLEKSLTIQLAQGLHARPASEFVKAATSFQSEVHLSKQGKKVNAKSIMGLMSLAVKKGDQITLTVDGADESKAMAALETLLVEGNE; this is encoded by the coding sequence ATGCTTGAAAAATCATTGACAATTCAATTGGCGCAAGGACTTCATGCGCGTCCGGCGAGTGAATTTGTAAAGGCTGCAACGTCCTTTCAAAGTGAAGTTCATTTAAGCAAACAAGGAAAAAAGGTAAATGCCAAAAGCATTATGGGATTAATGTCGCTGGCGGTAAAAAAGGGAGATCAGATTACGTTGACCGTTGATGGAGCGGATGAGTCGAAAGCAATGGCTGCACTGGAAACATTGCTTGTCGAAGGGAATGAGTAA
- the ptsP gene encoding phosphoenolpyruvate--protein phosphotransferase, translating to MSMLQGIAASQGIAIGKAHKIEDRKLTVTRRSIEDPAGEIGRFHNAIQDSLKELQQIFRKAKQELGDEEAQIFEAHMLVLQDPELAQGVEEKIKLELINAEAALDEISNQYIAMFEAMDNEYMKERAADIRDVSQRVLAHLLGVGYQSASFHEPVVIVANDLTPSDTAQLDKQYVLGFVTDIGGRTSHSAIMARTMEIPAVVGLKHVSVEIQDGDLVVLDGSEGKVIINPSSADLQAYVKRREEFLLQKQELLQLVNEPSITQDGRRVELAANIGTPQDLPGVIQNGAEGIGLFRTEFLYMNRSALPDEEEQFQAYKEAASGMNGKPVIIRTLDIGGDKELPYLNLEKEMNPFLGYRAIRLCLDQQDLFKIQLRAILRASKYGKIKIMYPMISTVQEVRQANSILDEVKQELAAKQIPFDPSIEVGIMVEIPASAMIADILAKEVDFFSIGTNDLIQYTMACDRMNEKISYLYQPYHPAILRLIKQVIDAAHRENKWAGMCGEMAGDPIAAPILLGLGLDEFSMSPSSILQIRKFVKGVKYEDMKQLALEALGLGTQEEIKALVQQRMRLEA from the coding sequence ATGTCGATGCTACAAGGGATTGCCGCATCACAAGGGATTGCCATTGGCAAGGCTCATAAAATCGAGGATCGGAAACTCACTGTCACCAGGCGGTCAATCGAAGATCCTGCAGGGGAGATTGGACGGTTTCACAACGCGATCCAAGATTCCTTAAAGGAATTGCAGCAAATTTTCAGGAAGGCCAAACAGGAGCTTGGAGATGAAGAAGCGCAGATTTTTGAAGCGCACATGTTGGTTCTGCAAGATCCGGAATTGGCACAAGGTGTGGAAGAAAAGATAAAACTTGAGTTGATCAATGCGGAAGCAGCACTGGACGAGATCAGCAATCAATATATTGCCATGTTTGAAGCCATGGATAATGAATATATGAAGGAACGGGCGGCAGACATTCGCGATGTCAGCCAAAGGGTATTGGCGCATTTGCTAGGAGTCGGCTATCAGTCGGCATCCTTTCATGAACCTGTCGTGATTGTCGCCAATGATTTGACACCTTCCGATACGGCGCAATTGGACAAGCAATACGTATTGGGATTTGTAACAGACATCGGCGGTCGTACTTCCCATTCCGCCATTATGGCCCGGACGATGGAGATTCCTGCTGTCGTCGGCTTAAAGCACGTATCCGTGGAGATTCAGGATGGGGACCTGGTTGTACTTGACGGCAGCGAAGGGAAAGTGATTATCAATCCATCATCCGCTGATTTGCAGGCGTATGTGAAGCGAAGGGAAGAATTTTTGCTGCAAAAACAAGAACTGCTGCAATTGGTAAACGAACCTTCGATCACACAAGATGGACGCCGTGTGGAGCTCGCCGCCAATATTGGCACACCACAGGACTTGCCTGGCGTAATACAGAACGGCGCAGAAGGAATCGGACTTTTCCGGACGGAATTTCTCTATATGAATCGTTCCGCATTGCCCGATGAAGAAGAGCAATTTCAGGCCTACAAAGAAGCAGCTTCCGGCATGAATGGCAAACCCGTGATCATCCGTACGTTGGATATCGGCGGTGATAAAGAACTTCCGTATTTGAATCTGGAAAAAGAGATGAATCCTTTTCTCGGGTACCGGGCCATCCGGCTGTGCCTGGATCAACAGGATTTGTTCAAGATTCAGCTTCGGGCCATTTTGCGGGCGAGCAAATATGGGAAAATCAAGATTATGTACCCGATGATCTCCACCGTTCAGGAAGTCCGCCAAGCGAATTCGATTCTGGATGAAGTCAAACAGGAATTGGCAGCAAAACAAATTCCTTTTGATCCATCGATCGAAGTAGGGATCATGGTGGAAATTCCGGCCAGTGCCATGATCGCTGACATTTTGGCGAAAGAAGTTGATTTCTTTTCTATTGGCACAAATGATTTGATTCAATATACAATGGCTTGCGACCGAATGAATGAAAAAATTTCTTACTTATATCAACCCTATCATCCGGCGATTCTGCGCTTGATCAAGCAAGTGATCGATGCTGCACATCGCGAGAATAAATGGGCGGGTATGTGCGGAGAAATGGCTGGTGATCCAATTGCTGCACCGATCCTGCTGGGACTTGGTCTTGATGAGTTTAGCATGAGTCCTTCTTCCATCTTGCAAATTCGCAAATTTGTCAAGGGCGTCAAGTATGAAGATATGAAACAATTGGCGCTCGAAGCGCTTGGTCTCGGCACGCAAGAGGAGATAAAAGCGCTCGTTCAACAGAGAATGCGTTTGGAAGCGTAA